One stretch of Hevea brasiliensis isolate MT/VB/25A 57/8 chromosome 12, ASM3005281v1, whole genome shotgun sequence DNA includes these proteins:
- the LOC131171288 gene encoding cytochrome P450 CYP82D47-like: MESVSPFSASVMLTILALVTWFIYSSFWTSTKACKKRVPPEPTGAWPVIGHLHLLAGPQPPHIILGKLADKYGPIFTIKIGVHRTVVISNWQIAKECFTTNDKALANRPKALAMEILGYDYSMLGFSPYGEYWRQIRKIVTLELLSNHRLEMLKHVREAEVKAAIKGLYQEWIKNKSNFDKLTVDMKRWFWDITLNVILKIIVGKRYVEYTNSSESQESDEWRDALREFMDLSGEFAVSDALPYLRWLDFGGVERKMKKTLKSLDHVVVQWLEERKQKKGTTIAKGEEDFMGALLSILNDAKELYRQDVDTINKATCLSLILAASDTTTITMTWALSLLLNNPDVLKRAQNELDVHVGRERQVKESDTQNLIYLQAIIKETFRLYPAAPLLVPHESMEECVVDGYHIPPETRLIVNASKIQKDPSVWLDPEKFQPERFLTTNKDVDFKGQNFELIPFGSGRRICPGISFALQILNLTLATLLHAFEIETSSDSPIDMSESAGLTNAKVTPVEVVLTPRLPANLY, translated from the exons ATGGAGTCTGTTTCTCCCTTCTCAGCAAGTGTTATGCTCACCATACTCGCCCTTGTAACTTGGTTCATCTACTCTTCGTTTTGGACTTCGACTAAGGCATGTAAGAAGAGAGTACCGCCAGAACCCACTGGTGCTTGGCCTGTTATTGGCCACCTTCATCTCCTAGCAGGCCCACAGCCACCTCACATAATCCTTGGAAAATTGGCTGACAAGTACGGTCCCATTTTCACCATCAAGATTGGCGTCCATCGAACAGTGGTCATAAGTAATTGGCAGATTGCTAAGGAATGTTTCACTACCAATGACAAAGCTTTGGCAAATCGTCCAAAGGCACTTGCCATGGAAATCTTAGGCTACGATTATTCCATGCTTGGCTTCAGTCCTTACGGAGAATACTGGCGCCAAATTCGTAAGATAGTCACTCTTGAGCTTCTGTCCAATCATCGGCTTGAGATGCTAAAGCATGTGAGGGAAGCTGAGGTGAAAGCTGCCATAAAAGGGTTATATCAGGAATGGATCAAGAACAAAAGTAATTTCGATAAGCTTACGGTAGATATGAAGAGATGGTTTTGGGACATAACTTTAAATGTGATATTAAAGATAATTGTAGGGAAGCGATATGTGGAGTATACAAATAGTAGCGAGAGTCAAGAGAGTGACGAATGGCGAGATGCTCTGAGGGAATTTATGGATTTGTCAGGGGAATTTGCGGTATCAGATGCGCTTCCATATTTAAGGTGGTTGGATTTTGGGGGAGTCGAGAGGAAGATGAAGAAGACCCTCAAAAGCCTAGACCATGTTGTTGTACAGTGGTTAGAAGAACGCAAGCAGAAGAAAGGAACCACCATAGCAAAGGGAGAGGAAGATTTCATGGGGGCTCTGTTGTCCATTCTGAATGACGCAAAAGAGCTTTACAGACAAGATGTTGACACTATCAACAAAGCTACGTGCCTG AGTCTTATTTTAGCAGCCTCGGACACCACAACAATTACAATGACTTGGGCTTTGTCTTTACTACTAAATAATCCTGATGTCTTGAAGAGGGCCCAAAATGAATTAGACGTTCATGTTGGTCGAGAAAGGCAAGTGAAGGAGTCCGACACACAGAATTTGATTTATCTCCAAGCTATTATCAAGGAAACCTTCAGATTATATCCTGCTGCACCACTATTAGTGCCACATGAATCCATGGAAGAGTGTGTTGTAGATGGCTACCATATTCCACCAGAGACACGCCTAATCGTAAATGCTTCAAAAATTCAGAAAGACCCAAGCGTGTGGTTGGACCCTGAGAAATTTCAACCAGAGAGATTTCTTACCACCAATAAGGACGTTGATTTCAAAGGCCAAAACTTCGAATTGATACCATTTGGCAGTGGAAGGAGAATTTGCCCTGGAATCTCATTTGCTCTTCAAATTTTGAACCTGACGCTGGCAACTCTGCTacatgcatttgaaattgaaactTCGTCAGACAGTCCTATTGATATGAGTGAGTCAGCTGGTTTAACCAACGCCAAGGTCACCCCGGTGGAAGTTGTTCTTACTCCTCGCCTTCCTGCTAACCTGTACTAG
- the LOC110648233 gene encoding transcriptional adapter ADA2 isoform X3, whose product MGRSRAVSHSVLEDVNQRSKRKKTASSLESAQTASTVCQEMSEGKAALYHCNYCNKDISGMVRIKCAVCPDFDLCIECFSVGAEVTPHKSSHPYRVMDNLSFPLICPDWNADEEILLLEGIEMYGFGNWTEVAEHVGTKSKLQCIDHYNAVYMNSPCFPLPDMSHVMGKSREELLAMAKENCIIKKEFPALGELTPKDESHLSARIKSEEQNKDVACQLSSSLKAEFGSFMSSSSGNTSTGAVKKASNMAQIKDGIKVEDSLADRSIGEKKLRISGEEGPSMTELSGYNFKRQEFEIEYDNDAEQLLADMEFKDTDTDAERELKLRVLHIYSKRLDERKRRKDFILERNLLYPDAFENTLSREEREIYQRYKVFMRFHSKEEHEELMKCVIEEHRIVKRIQDLQEARAAGCQTAAEVNRFIEQKQQKESDESAQRVKESTIAGPGAKVLQRPSNVKGDVDGSPCGVVRGSAYISSPLDDWDISGFLGADLLSESEKRLCGELRILPSHYLSMLQKMSLEIMKGTVSKKSDAHILFKVEPSKVDKVYDMLVKKGIAQA is encoded by the exons ATGGGCCGCTCGCGAGCAGTGTCCCATTCTGTTCTTGAAGACGTCAACCAAAG ATCAAAGAGAAAAAAGACAGCTTCCAGTCTAGAGAGTGCACAGACTGCATCTACAG TATGCCAAGAAATGAGTGAAGGGAAAGCAGCACTGTATCACTGTAATTATTGCAATAAAGATATCTCTGGAATGGTTCGCATTAAGTGTGCAGTGTGTCCAGATTTTGACCTTTGCATAGAGTGCTTTTCTGTTGGAGCTGAGGTTACTCCTCATAAAAGCAGTCATCCGTACAGGGTTATG GACAATTTGTCTTTTCCTCTCATTTGTCCAGACTGGAATGCAGATGAAGAGATTTTACTTCTTGAG GGCATTGAAATGTATGGATTTGGAAATTGGACTGAAGTTGCAGAACATGTTGGAACCAAGAGCAAGTTGCAATGTATTGATCATTATAATGCTGTTTACATGAATTCTCCATGCTTTCCTCTTCCA GACATGTCTCATGTTATGGGAAAGAGCAGAGAGGAGCTCCTTGCAATGGCTAAAGAAAACTGTATAATCAAGAAAG AGTTTCCTGCCCTTGGGGAGCTTACACCGAAAGATGAGTCTCATTTATCTGCAAGAATCAA AAGTGAAGAACAAAACAAAGATGTAGCTTGTCAATTGTCATCAAGCTTAAAAGCAG AATTCGGTTCTTTTATGAGTTCAAGCAGTGGTAACACTTCCACAGGTGCAGTCAAGAAGGCCTCCAATATGGCCCAGATTAAGGATGGCATTAAAGTGGAAG ATTCTCTGGCAGACAGGAGTATTGGAGAGAAAAAACTTAGGATTTCAGGGGAGGAAGGGCCTTCCATGACAGAGTTGAGTGGCTACAATTTCAAGAGGCAGGAATTTGAGATTGAATATGATAATGATGCAGAGCAGTTGTTGGCAGATATGGAGTTCAAGGATACTGACACTGATGCTGAACGTGAGCTGAAACTACGAGTTCTGCATATATACTCAAAAAG GCTGGATGAGAGGAAGCGTAGGAAAGATTTCATACTAGAAAGAAATTTACTTTACCCAGATGCATTTGAGAATACCCTTTCACGTGAAGAGAGAGAAATATATCAACGTTACAAGGTCTTCATGAGGTTCCACTCAAAAGAAGAGCATGAAGAATTGATGAAGTGTGTTATTGAGGAACATCGGATTGTTAAAAGAATACAGGATCTCCAG GAAGCTCGAGCTGCTGGCTGTCAAACAGCTGCTGAGGTGAATAGATTTATCGAGCAGAAGCAACAGAAGGAATCTGATGAAAGTGCCCAAAGAGTGAAAGAAAGTACAATAGCTGGTCCAGGTGCTAAAGTGTTGCAGAGGCCTAGTAATGTTAAAGGAGATGTTGATGGAAGCCCCTGTGGAGTTGTTAGGGGGTCCGCTTATATCTCAAGCCCCCTAGATGATTGGGATATCTCTGGATTCCTTGGGGCGGATTTGCTCTCTGAATCA GAGAAACGTCTTTGTGGTGAGCTGAGAATACTACCTTCACATTATCTCAGCATGCTTCAGAAAATGTCATTGGAGATTATGAAGGGCACTGTTAGCAAGAAATCTGATGCACATATCCTGTTCAAAGTGGAGCCAAGCAAAGTGGATAAAGTTTATGATATGCTGGTGAAAAAGGGGATTGCTCAAGCATGA
- the LOC110648233 gene encoding transcriptional adapter ADA2 isoform X2: MGRSRAVSHSVLEDVNQRSKRKKTASSLESAQTASTVCQEMSEGKAALYHCNYCNKDISGMVRIKCAVCPDFDLCIECFSVGAEVTPHKSSHPYRVMDNLSFPLICPDWNADEEILLLEGIEMYGFGNWTEVAEHVGTKSKLQCIDHYNAVYMNSPCFPLPDMSHVMGKSREELLAMAKENCIIKKGSFIATEFPALGELTPKDESHLSARIKSEEQNKDVACQLSSSLKAEFGSFMSSSSGNTSTGAVKKASNMAQIKDGIKVEDRSIGEKKLRISGEEGPSMTELSGYNFKRQEFEIEYDNDAEQLLADMEFKDTDTDAERELKLRVLHIYSKRLDERKRRKDFILERNLLYPDAFENTLSREEREIYQRYKVFMRFHSKEEHEELMKCVIEEHRIVKRIQDLQEARAAGCQTAAEVNRFIEQKQQKESDESAQRVKESTIAGPGAKVLQRPSNVKGDVDGSPCGVVRGSAYISSPLDDWDISGFLGADLLSESEKRLCGELRILPSHYLSMLQKMSLEIMKGTVSKKSDAHILFKVEPSKVDKVYDMLVKKGIAQA, translated from the exons ATGGGCCGCTCGCGAGCAGTGTCCCATTCTGTTCTTGAAGACGTCAACCAAAG ATCAAAGAGAAAAAAGACAGCTTCCAGTCTAGAGAGTGCACAGACTGCATCTACAG TATGCCAAGAAATGAGTGAAGGGAAAGCAGCACTGTATCACTGTAATTATTGCAATAAAGATATCTCTGGAATGGTTCGCATTAAGTGTGCAGTGTGTCCAGATTTTGACCTTTGCATAGAGTGCTTTTCTGTTGGAGCTGAGGTTACTCCTCATAAAAGCAGTCATCCGTACAGGGTTATG GACAATTTGTCTTTTCCTCTCATTTGTCCAGACTGGAATGCAGATGAAGAGATTTTACTTCTTGAG GGCATTGAAATGTATGGATTTGGAAATTGGACTGAAGTTGCAGAACATGTTGGAACCAAGAGCAAGTTGCAATGTATTGATCATTATAATGCTGTTTACATGAATTCTCCATGCTTTCCTCTTCCA GACATGTCTCATGTTATGGGAAAGAGCAGAGAGGAGCTCCTTGCAATGGCTAAAGAAAACTGTATAATCAAGAAAG GTAGTTTTATTGCCACAGAGTTTCCTGCCCTTGGGGAGCTTACACCGAAAGATGAGTCTCATTTATCTGCAAGAATCAA AAGTGAAGAACAAAACAAAGATGTAGCTTGTCAATTGTCATCAAGCTTAAAAGCAG AATTCGGTTCTTTTATGAGTTCAAGCAGTGGTAACACTTCCACAGGTGCAGTCAAGAAGGCCTCCAATATGGCCCAGATTAAGGATGGCATTAAAGTGGAAG ACAGGAGTATTGGAGAGAAAAAACTTAGGATTTCAGGGGAGGAAGGGCCTTCCATGACAGAGTTGAGTGGCTACAATTTCAAGAGGCAGGAATTTGAGATTGAATATGATAATGATGCAGAGCAGTTGTTGGCAGATATGGAGTTCAAGGATACTGACACTGATGCTGAACGTGAGCTGAAACTACGAGTTCTGCATATATACTCAAAAAG GCTGGATGAGAGGAAGCGTAGGAAAGATTTCATACTAGAAAGAAATTTACTTTACCCAGATGCATTTGAGAATACCCTTTCACGTGAAGAGAGAGAAATATATCAACGTTACAAGGTCTTCATGAGGTTCCACTCAAAAGAAGAGCATGAAGAATTGATGAAGTGTGTTATTGAGGAACATCGGATTGTTAAAAGAATACAGGATCTCCAG GAAGCTCGAGCTGCTGGCTGTCAAACAGCTGCTGAGGTGAATAGATTTATCGAGCAGAAGCAACAGAAGGAATCTGATGAAAGTGCCCAAAGAGTGAAAGAAAGTACAATAGCTGGTCCAGGTGCTAAAGTGTTGCAGAGGCCTAGTAATGTTAAAGGAGATGTTGATGGAAGCCCCTGTGGAGTTGTTAGGGGGTCCGCTTATATCTCAAGCCCCCTAGATGATTGGGATATCTCTGGATTCCTTGGGGCGGATTTGCTCTCTGAATCA GAGAAACGTCTTTGTGGTGAGCTGAGAATACTACCTTCACATTATCTCAGCATGCTTCAGAAAATGTCATTGGAGATTATGAAGGGCACTGTTAGCAAGAAATCTGATGCACATATCCTGTTCAAAGTGGAGCCAAGCAAAGTGGATAAAGTTTATGATATGCTGGTGAAAAAGGGGATTGCTCAAGCATGA
- the LOC110648233 gene encoding transcriptional adapter ADA2 isoform X4, which translates to MGRSRAVSHSVLEDVNQRSKRKKTASSLESAQTASTVCQEMSEGKAALYHCNYCNKDISGMVRIKCAVCPDFDLCIECFSVGAEVTPHKSSHPYRVMDNLSFPLICPDWNADEEILLLEGIEMYGFGNWTEVAEHVGTKSKLQCIDHYNAVYMNSPCFPLPDMSHVMGKSREELLAMAKENCIIKKEFPALGELTPKDESHLSARIKSEEQNKDVACQLSSSLKAEFGSFMSSSSGNTSTGAVKKASNMAQIKDGIKVEDRSIGEKKLRISGEEGPSMTELSGYNFKRQEFEIEYDNDAEQLLADMEFKDTDTDAERELKLRVLHIYSKRLDERKRRKDFILERNLLYPDAFENTLSREEREIYQRYKVFMRFHSKEEHEELMKCVIEEHRIVKRIQDLQEARAAGCQTAAEVNRFIEQKQQKESDESAQRVKESTIAGPGAKVLQRPSNVKGDVDGSPCGVVRGSAYISSPLDDWDISGFLGADLLSESEKRLCGELRILPSHYLSMLQKMSLEIMKGTVSKKSDAHILFKVEPSKVDKVYDMLVKKGIAQA; encoded by the exons ATGGGCCGCTCGCGAGCAGTGTCCCATTCTGTTCTTGAAGACGTCAACCAAAG ATCAAAGAGAAAAAAGACAGCTTCCAGTCTAGAGAGTGCACAGACTGCATCTACAG TATGCCAAGAAATGAGTGAAGGGAAAGCAGCACTGTATCACTGTAATTATTGCAATAAAGATATCTCTGGAATGGTTCGCATTAAGTGTGCAGTGTGTCCAGATTTTGACCTTTGCATAGAGTGCTTTTCTGTTGGAGCTGAGGTTACTCCTCATAAAAGCAGTCATCCGTACAGGGTTATG GACAATTTGTCTTTTCCTCTCATTTGTCCAGACTGGAATGCAGATGAAGAGATTTTACTTCTTGAG GGCATTGAAATGTATGGATTTGGAAATTGGACTGAAGTTGCAGAACATGTTGGAACCAAGAGCAAGTTGCAATGTATTGATCATTATAATGCTGTTTACATGAATTCTCCATGCTTTCCTCTTCCA GACATGTCTCATGTTATGGGAAAGAGCAGAGAGGAGCTCCTTGCAATGGCTAAAGAAAACTGTATAATCAAGAAAG AGTTTCCTGCCCTTGGGGAGCTTACACCGAAAGATGAGTCTCATTTATCTGCAAGAATCAA AAGTGAAGAACAAAACAAAGATGTAGCTTGTCAATTGTCATCAAGCTTAAAAGCAG AATTCGGTTCTTTTATGAGTTCAAGCAGTGGTAACACTTCCACAGGTGCAGTCAAGAAGGCCTCCAATATGGCCCAGATTAAGGATGGCATTAAAGTGGAAG ACAGGAGTATTGGAGAGAAAAAACTTAGGATTTCAGGGGAGGAAGGGCCTTCCATGACAGAGTTGAGTGGCTACAATTTCAAGAGGCAGGAATTTGAGATTGAATATGATAATGATGCAGAGCAGTTGTTGGCAGATATGGAGTTCAAGGATACTGACACTGATGCTGAACGTGAGCTGAAACTACGAGTTCTGCATATATACTCAAAAAG GCTGGATGAGAGGAAGCGTAGGAAAGATTTCATACTAGAAAGAAATTTACTTTACCCAGATGCATTTGAGAATACCCTTTCACGTGAAGAGAGAGAAATATATCAACGTTACAAGGTCTTCATGAGGTTCCACTCAAAAGAAGAGCATGAAGAATTGATGAAGTGTGTTATTGAGGAACATCGGATTGTTAAAAGAATACAGGATCTCCAG GAAGCTCGAGCTGCTGGCTGTCAAACAGCTGCTGAGGTGAATAGATTTATCGAGCAGAAGCAACAGAAGGAATCTGATGAAAGTGCCCAAAGAGTGAAAGAAAGTACAATAGCTGGTCCAGGTGCTAAAGTGTTGCAGAGGCCTAGTAATGTTAAAGGAGATGTTGATGGAAGCCCCTGTGGAGTTGTTAGGGGGTCCGCTTATATCTCAAGCCCCCTAGATGATTGGGATATCTCTGGATTCCTTGGGGCGGATTTGCTCTCTGAATCA GAGAAACGTCTTTGTGGTGAGCTGAGAATACTACCTTCACATTATCTCAGCATGCTTCAGAAAATGTCATTGGAGATTATGAAGGGCACTGTTAGCAAGAAATCTGATGCACATATCCTGTTCAAAGTGGAGCCAAGCAAAGTGGATAAAGTTTATGATATGCTGGTGAAAAAGGGGATTGCTCAAGCATGA
- the LOC110648233 gene encoding transcriptional adapter ADA2 isoform X1 — translation MGRSRAVSHSVLEDVNQRSKRKKTASSLESAQTASTVCQEMSEGKAALYHCNYCNKDISGMVRIKCAVCPDFDLCIECFSVGAEVTPHKSSHPYRVMDNLSFPLICPDWNADEEILLLEGIEMYGFGNWTEVAEHVGTKSKLQCIDHYNAVYMNSPCFPLPDMSHVMGKSREELLAMAKENCIIKKGSFIATEFPALGELTPKDESHLSARIKSEEQNKDVACQLSSSLKAEFGSFMSSSSGNTSTGAVKKASNMAQIKDGIKVEDSLADRSIGEKKLRISGEEGPSMTELSGYNFKRQEFEIEYDNDAEQLLADMEFKDTDTDAERELKLRVLHIYSKRLDERKRRKDFILERNLLYPDAFENTLSREEREIYQRYKVFMRFHSKEEHEELMKCVIEEHRIVKRIQDLQEARAAGCQTAAEVNRFIEQKQQKESDESAQRVKESTIAGPGAKVLQRPSNVKGDVDGSPCGVVRGSAYISSPLDDWDISGFLGADLLSESEKRLCGELRILPSHYLSMLQKMSLEIMKGTVSKKSDAHILFKVEPSKVDKVYDMLVKKGIAQA, via the exons ATGGGCCGCTCGCGAGCAGTGTCCCATTCTGTTCTTGAAGACGTCAACCAAAG ATCAAAGAGAAAAAAGACAGCTTCCAGTCTAGAGAGTGCACAGACTGCATCTACAG TATGCCAAGAAATGAGTGAAGGGAAAGCAGCACTGTATCACTGTAATTATTGCAATAAAGATATCTCTGGAATGGTTCGCATTAAGTGTGCAGTGTGTCCAGATTTTGACCTTTGCATAGAGTGCTTTTCTGTTGGAGCTGAGGTTACTCCTCATAAAAGCAGTCATCCGTACAGGGTTATG GACAATTTGTCTTTTCCTCTCATTTGTCCAGACTGGAATGCAGATGAAGAGATTTTACTTCTTGAG GGCATTGAAATGTATGGATTTGGAAATTGGACTGAAGTTGCAGAACATGTTGGAACCAAGAGCAAGTTGCAATGTATTGATCATTATAATGCTGTTTACATGAATTCTCCATGCTTTCCTCTTCCA GACATGTCTCATGTTATGGGAAAGAGCAGAGAGGAGCTCCTTGCAATGGCTAAAGAAAACTGTATAATCAAGAAAG GTAGTTTTATTGCCACAGAGTTTCCTGCCCTTGGGGAGCTTACACCGAAAGATGAGTCTCATTTATCTGCAAGAATCAA AAGTGAAGAACAAAACAAAGATGTAGCTTGTCAATTGTCATCAAGCTTAAAAGCAG AATTCGGTTCTTTTATGAGTTCAAGCAGTGGTAACACTTCCACAGGTGCAGTCAAGAAGGCCTCCAATATGGCCCAGATTAAGGATGGCATTAAAGTGGAAG ATTCTCTGGCAGACAGGAGTATTGGAGAGAAAAAACTTAGGATTTCAGGGGAGGAAGGGCCTTCCATGACAGAGTTGAGTGGCTACAATTTCAAGAGGCAGGAATTTGAGATTGAATATGATAATGATGCAGAGCAGTTGTTGGCAGATATGGAGTTCAAGGATACTGACACTGATGCTGAACGTGAGCTGAAACTACGAGTTCTGCATATATACTCAAAAAG GCTGGATGAGAGGAAGCGTAGGAAAGATTTCATACTAGAAAGAAATTTACTTTACCCAGATGCATTTGAGAATACCCTTTCACGTGAAGAGAGAGAAATATATCAACGTTACAAGGTCTTCATGAGGTTCCACTCAAAAGAAGAGCATGAAGAATTGATGAAGTGTGTTATTGAGGAACATCGGATTGTTAAAAGAATACAGGATCTCCAG GAAGCTCGAGCTGCTGGCTGTCAAACAGCTGCTGAGGTGAATAGATTTATCGAGCAGAAGCAACAGAAGGAATCTGATGAAAGTGCCCAAAGAGTGAAAGAAAGTACAATAGCTGGTCCAGGTGCTAAAGTGTTGCAGAGGCCTAGTAATGTTAAAGGAGATGTTGATGGAAGCCCCTGTGGAGTTGTTAGGGGGTCCGCTTATATCTCAAGCCCCCTAGATGATTGGGATATCTCTGGATTCCTTGGGGCGGATTTGCTCTCTGAATCA GAGAAACGTCTTTGTGGTGAGCTGAGAATACTACCTTCACATTATCTCAGCATGCTTCAGAAAATGTCATTGGAGATTATGAAGGGCACTGTTAGCAAGAAATCTGATGCACATATCCTGTTCAAAGTGGAGCCAAGCAAAGTGGATAAAGTTTATGATATGCTGGTGAAAAAGGGGATTGCTCAAGCATGA
- the LOC110648232 gene encoding cytochrome P450 CYP82D47 — protein MDYISPYFNTTIAAAGVFALLILPYYLLRKWKSRASKGILAPQPRGAWPLTGHLSLLSGSHPPHVTLGALADKYGPVFTIRVGVHPVLVVNSSEVAKELFTGANDVIVTFRPALVAAELMGYNYGLFPFTPGGPYWSETRKISTFELLSNRRLELLKHIRIQEVETSIKELHKAWEDKKVVDMKQWFSDLNLNVLLRMIIGKKYFGGGAVGDEKEGRLFQKGITILFHYLGTLVLRDAVPFLGWMDVGGHEKVMKKTAKELDDALEKWLQEHKRNRYLGEKSKGDQDFMDVMLSFLDGKSLEGYDADTINKATSLSMIAGNETVTVAMTWALALLLNNQPVLKKAQEELDKIVGRERLVNDKDISKLVYLQAIVKETLRLYPPAFIPGPRQFTQDCNIGGYYVPKNTWLMVNVWKIQRDPRVWPDPTEFKPERFLTTHKNVDVRSQNFELLPFGGGRRACPAASYGLHIVHLTLATLLQAFEISTPTDAAVDMTPGVGLTNMKTTPLEAVVSPRLPPCCYE, from the exons ATGGATTATATATCTCCATATTTTAACACCACCATAGCAGCAGCAGGCGTCTTTGCCTTGCTTATCCTCCCCTACTATCTACTAAGAAAATGGAAGTCTAGAGCTTCCAAGGGCATACTAGCACCCCAACCACGAGGCGCATGGCCTTTAACTGGTCATTTGTCTCTGTTATCAGGATCCCACCCTCCTCATGTAACATTGGGTGCACTCGCTGACAAATATGGTCCAGTCTTCACTATACGAGTCGGGGTTCACCCTGTTCTCGTGGTGAATAGTTCGGAGGTGGCTAAGGAATTATTCACGGGTGCTAATGACGTGATTGTGACCTTCCGTCCAGCACTGGTAGCCGCAGAACTTATGGGCTACAACTATGGTTTGTTTCCTTTCACCCCTGGTGGTCCATATTGGAGCGAAACGCGCAAGATATCCACCTTTGAACTTCTCTCCAACAGGCGGCTTGAGCTTCTCAAGCACATTAGAATCCAGGAAGTGGAAACTTCCATAAAAGAGTTGCACAAAGCATGGGAGGACAAAAAGGTTGTTGATATGAAGCAATGGTTCAGTGACTTAAATTTGAACGTCCTTCTTAGGATGATTATAGGCAAGAAATATTTTGGTGGTGGTGCTGTTGGTGACGAGAAAGAAGGTCGACTGTTCCAGAAGGGGATAACGATACTTTTTCATTATCTAGGTACGCTTGTTTTAAGGGACGCTGTTCCATTTCTTGGATGGATGGATGTGGGTGGACATGAGAAGGTAATGAAGAAAACTGCTAAAGAACTAGACGATGCTCTGGAGAAATGGCTACAAGAGCATAAACGGAATAGGTATTTGGGTGAAAAATCTAAAGGAGATCAAGATTTTATGGACGTTATGCTTTCATTTCTTGATGGCAAAAGCCTTGAAGGTTATGATGCTGATACAATCAACAAAGCTACATCCTTG AGTATGATTGCTGGGAATGAGACCGTTACAGTAGCTATGACATGGGCACTCGCACTGTTGCTGAACAACCAGCCTGTATTGAAAAAGGCGCAGGAAGAACTCGACAAAATTGTTGGCAGGGAAAGACTAGTAAATGATAAAGACATCAGCAAGCTTGTTTATCTCCAAGCCATAGTTAAAGAAACACTACGCCTCTACCCACCAGCTTTTATCCCTGGACCTCGTCAATTCACTCAGGACTGTAATATAGGTGGCTATTACGTCCCAAAAAACACTTGGCTGATGGTGAACGTTTGGAAGATCCAAAGGGACCCTCGTGTGTGGCCAGACCCAACAGAGTTCAAGCCAGAAAGGTTTCTCACAACCCATAAGAACGTTGATGTCAGGAGTCAAAATTTTGAGTTGCTTCCATTTGGAGGTGGCAGAAGAGCTTGCCCTGCAGCATCTTATGGACTTCACATTGTGCATTTGACATTGGCCACCTTACTGCAGGCTTTTGAGATTTCTACTCCTACAGATGCTGCTGTTGATATGACTCCTGGCGTTGGACTAACAAATATGAAAACAACCCCTCTGGAAGCTGTAGTCTCGCCTCGCCTGCCTCCATGTTGTTATGAATAG